One part of the Sphingopyxis sp. TUF1 genome encodes these proteins:
- a CDS encoding dipeptidase, with product MNTASLLAGLAALALVSTPAVAQTSPEAVAEAALKKAPVFDGHNDVPWALRARVDNVINGFDFVDTTDTATEDRIAMHTDLTRLRRGHVGAQFWSVYVPSNSNEPQAVQQTIEQIDVMKRLVARYPAELMLADNSAQLEKAMKAGKVAGMLGIEGGQSIGSSLAVLREMYGMGVRYMTLTHGKNVPWADSATDAPQHDGLTDFGRQVVQEMNRIGMIVDLSHVSEATMQDALAASKAPVMFSHSGVRAVNDHPRNVPDSVLPAVKANGGIVMVVFLPGFLDADVRAHGLRRTAEGARLNAMYPGDPAAAAAALKAWDSANVAPKTQIAKVADHIDHLKRTIGVDHIGLGGDYDGMDSAPVGMEDVAGYPALFVELARRGYSQAELQKIASGNMLRVLKAVEAYAASQKGQPPVETPVAK from the coding sequence ATGAACACAGCCTCCCTGCTCGCCGGCCTAGCCGCTCTCGCCCTTGTTTCCACTCCCGCCGTCGCCCAGACCTCGCCCGAGGCGGTCGCCGAGGCCGCGCTCAAGAAGGCGCCGGTGTTCGACGGGCATAATGACGTGCCCTGGGCGCTGCGTGCGCGCGTCGACAATGTCATCAACGGGTTCGATTTCGTCGATACGACCGATACAGCGACCGAGGACCGTATCGCGATGCACACCGATCTTACCCGGCTGCGCCGCGGGCATGTCGGCGCGCAATTCTGGTCGGTCTATGTCCCGTCGAACAGCAACGAGCCGCAGGCGGTGCAGCAGACGATCGAACAGATCGACGTGATGAAGCGGCTGGTCGCGCGTTACCCGGCCGAGCTGATGCTTGCCGACAATTCGGCTCAGCTTGAAAAAGCGATGAAGGCGGGCAAGGTCGCCGGGATGCTGGGGATCGAGGGCGGTCAGTCGATCGGGTCGAGCCTGGCGGTGCTGCGCGAAATGTACGGCATGGGTGTGCGGTACATGACGCTGACCCACGGCAAGAATGTGCCGTGGGCCGACAGCGCGACCGACGCGCCGCAGCACGACGGCCTCACCGATTTCGGGCGCCAGGTGGTGCAGGAGATGAACCGCATCGGCATGATCGTCGACCTGAGCCACGTAAGCGAGGCGACGATGCAGGATGCGCTCGCGGCGTCGAAGGCGCCGGTGATGTTCAGCCATTCGGGCGTTCGCGCGGTGAACGATCATCCGCGCAACGTGCCCGACAGTGTCCTGCCCGCGGTCAAGGCGAACGGTGGGATCGTCATGGTCGTGTTCCTGCCCGGCTTCCTCGATGCCGATGTCCGGGCGCACGGCCTCCGCCGCACCGCCGAAGGGGCGCGGCTGAATGCCATGTATCCCGGCGATCCGGCCGCCGCGGCGGCGGCGCTCAAGGCGTGGGATAGCGCGAACGTGGCGCCCAAGACGCAGATCGCCAAGGTCGCCGACCATATCGATCATCTGAAACGCACGATCGGCGTCGATCATATCGGGCTGGGCGGCGATTATGACGGAATGGATTCGGCGCCTGTGGGCATGGAGGATGTCGCGGGTTATCCGGCGCTGTTCGTCGAGCTGGCGCGGCGCGGCTATTCGCAGGCCGAGCTGCAAAAGATCGCGAGCGGCAACATGCTGCGCGTGCTGAAGGCGGTCGAGGCCTATGCGGCGAGCCAGAAGGGGCAGCCGCCGGTCGAGACGCCGGTCGCCAAATAA
- a CDS encoding FAD-dependent oxidoreductase: MRHVAIVGSGPAGYYTAETLQKADDVAIDVIDRLPVPYGLIRTGVAPDHQSIKAVSRRYEGVALTDNVRFVGHVAVGSDVSIDELVALYDAVILATGAPNDRPLDIPGADRPGVIGSAAFVGWYNGHPDFAHLDPPLDAPGVAVIGNGNVALDVARILAKTRQEFAGSDIVAHARDALAASAVRHIHILGRRGPHQIAMTPKELGELGHLERASPRVDPADLPDEGEDALLEPGMRKSVTHLRSFAANPVAKPVTIDFDFFAMPVAIEGAQENGGRVQRVIVERTRLDADLRSHGTGETYAVDAGLVISCIGYQTPPIPGVPYEHGRGRFANDEGRILPGLYCVGWARRGPSGTIGTNKPDGARIGEMVLDDIGRGAAKAGRPGLDALLASRGIHPVTFRDWRRIEAAEVAAALDGNPREKFTSVEAMLQAIGR; the protein is encoded by the coding sequence ATGCGTCATGTCGCGATCGTCGGGTCGGGTCCGGCGGGCTATTATACCGCCGAAACATTGCAGAAGGCGGACGATGTGGCGATCGACGTCATTGATCGCCTGCCCGTTCCCTATGGCCTGATCCGCACTGGCGTCGCGCCCGATCATCAGTCAATCAAGGCGGTGTCGCGCCGTTATGAGGGCGTCGCGCTGACCGACAATGTCCGTTTCGTCGGCCATGTCGCGGTCGGCAGCGACGTCAGCATCGACGAGCTGGTCGCGCTATACGACGCGGTCATCCTGGCGACCGGCGCGCCGAACGACCGGCCGCTCGACATTCCCGGCGCCGACCGCCCCGGCGTGATCGGCAGCGCGGCCTTCGTCGGCTGGTACAACGGCCACCCTGATTTCGCGCATCTCGATCCGCCGCTCGACGCCCCCGGCGTCGCGGTGATCGGCAACGGCAATGTCGCGCTCGACGTCGCACGCATCCTGGCCAAGACCCGCCAAGAGTTTGCGGGCAGCGACATCGTCGCCCATGCGCGCGACGCGCTCGCGGCCAGCGCGGTGCGGCATATCCACATTCTCGGCCGCCGCGGCCCGCACCAGATTGCGATGACGCCCAAGGAGCTGGGCGAGCTTGGCCATCTCGAACGCGCGAGCCCGCGCGTCGACCCCGCCGATCTTCCGGACGAGGGCGAGGACGCGCTGCTTGAACCCGGGATGCGCAAGTCGGTGACGCACCTGCGCAGCTTTGCCGCCAATCCGGTCGCCAAGCCGGTGACGATCGATTTCGATTTCTTCGCGATGCCCGTCGCGATCGAGGGCGCGCAGGAAAATGGCGGCCGCGTCCAGCGCGTGATTGTCGAACGAACGAGGCTCGACGCCGATCTGCGCAGCCATGGCACGGGCGAAACCTATGCCGTCGACGCGGGACTGGTGATCAGTTGCATCGGCTATCAGACGCCGCCGATCCCCGGGGTGCCCTATGAACATGGCCGCGGCCGCTTTGCGAATGACGAGGGGCGGATATTGCCCGGCCTCTATTGCGTCGGCTGGGCGCGGCGCGGACCGTCGGGGACGATCGGCACCAACAAGCCCGACGGCGCGCGTATCGGCGAAATGGTGCTGGACGACATCGGCCGCGGCGCAGCCAAGGCGGGACGGCCGGGGCTCGACGCGCTGCTCGCCAGCCGCGGCATCCATCCCGTCACCTTCCGCGACTGGCGCCGGATCGAGGCCGCGGAGGTCGCCGCCGCGCTCGACGGCAACCCGCGCGAGAAATTCACGAGCGTCGAGGCGATGCTGCAAGCCATCGGGCGGTGA
- a CDS encoding acyl-CoA dehydrogenase family protein produces the protein MTAFDDWRARSPYYDETHEALAASVRRFVEREVAPHIDRWEAKGELPRELHKKAAEAGILGLRHPEEYGGHSDGFDIFHGLVVTEELAAVGAGGLGASLMTHGIGLPPILALGSDAMKQRVAPPVLAGEKIIALGITEASGGSDVANLRTTAVRDGDDYIVNGGKMFITSGMRADWLTCAVRTGGPGAGGISLLLIDMDSPGVERTRLDKMGWRCSDTAAIHFSDVHVPAANLIGPENGGFIGIMRNFNSERLGMAMGCCAYARVAMAEAAEWAQNRETFGRPLVGHQSIRIKLADMERQIEATQAWVDLCAWQVKEAKDRPADFAMLKVQATRMLEAVAREAAQILGGASYITGSKVERIYREVRVNAIGGGSEEIMLDLAGRQLFGKKD, from the coding sequence ATGACAGCGTTCGACGACTGGCGCGCCCGCTCGCCCTATTATGATGAAACGCACGAGGCACTGGCCGCGAGCGTCCGCCGTTTCGTCGAGCGCGAGGTGGCACCGCATATCGACCGCTGGGAAGCCAAGGGCGAACTGCCACGCGAGCTGCACAAAAAGGCCGCCGAGGCGGGCATCCTCGGCCTTCGCCACCCCGAAGAATATGGCGGGCATTCGGACGGCTTCGACATTTTTCACGGCCTTGTCGTCACCGAAGAGCTTGCCGCGGTCGGCGCGGGCGGGCTGGGCGCATCGCTGATGACGCACGGCATCGGTCTGCCGCCGATCCTTGCGCTCGGCTCCGACGCGATGAAGCAGCGCGTCGCCCCGCCGGTGCTCGCGGGCGAGAAAATCATCGCGCTCGGCATCACCGAAGCGAGCGGCGGCAGCGACGTCGCCAACCTCAGGACGACCGCGGTCAGGGATGGCGATGACTATATCGTCAATGGCGGCAAGATGTTCATCACCAGCGGGATGCGCGCCGACTGGCTGACGTGCGCGGTGCGCACCGGCGGGCCGGGCGCGGGCGGCATCTCGCTGCTGCTGATCGACATGGACTCGCCCGGCGTCGAACGGACAAGGCTCGACAAGATGGGCTGGCGGTGCAGCGACACCGCCGCGATCCACTTCAGCGACGTTCATGTTCCTGCCGCGAACCTGATCGGGCCAGAGAACGGCGGCTTCATCGGCATCATGCGCAATTTCAACAGCGAACGGCTCGGCATGGCCATGGGCTGCTGCGCCTATGCCCGCGTCGCGATGGCCGAAGCGGCCGAGTGGGCGCAGAACCGCGAAACGTTCGGGCGTCCGCTCGTCGGTCACCAGTCGATCCGCATCAAGCTCGCCGATATGGAACGCCAGATCGAAGCGACGCAGGCGTGGGTCGACCTCTGCGCCTGGCAGGTGAAGGAGGCTAAGGACCGCCCCGCCGACTTCGCGATGCTGAAAGTGCAGGCAACGCGGATGCTGGAGGCAGTCGCGCGTGAGGCGGCGCAGATACTCGGCGGCGCATCCTATATCACCGGCAGCAAGGTCGAACGCATCTACCGCGAGGTCCGCGTCAATGCCATTGGGGGAGGCAGCGAGGAAATCATGCTCGACCTCGCGGGACGGCAGTTATTCGGGAAGAAAGATTAG
- a CDS encoding DUF5677 domain-containing protein translates to MANANNRLTPMLETVKGMREILFSQTRHIDLCLQLLAKQRDGEIALAQGDPEVLRTILTMIHMVGISGHSILKLTDEVALSARDAFPIARSIIEGSINVCFIMAGGHEIAARAVRHAEVKAYRDLQRDWEVGATRITLGYSGQLLPEEVARLNSMLAEFTTKNGREKDWTDKTLKQRLDVIAETFSGSAMVSLNVAAFNIYRHASEIVHGTYFSAAYFWGLTLPGRGVPRTSDEFRLTILDHQFSILVSAIFAYAGLVECFAKYTGQSELHELASKALDRLHELPAIAETLAEPMEGSPTP, encoded by the coding sequence ATGGCTAATGCCAATAACCGCCTCACACCGATGTTAGAGACGGTGAAGGGGATGCGAGAAATCCTATTCTCTCAGACGCGGCACATCGATCTTTGCCTACAGCTTCTCGCAAAACAGCGCGACGGTGAAATTGCCTTAGCGCAGGGCGATCCGGAAGTTCTGCGAACCATCCTAACGATGATCCACATGGTAGGAATATCCGGCCATTCGATACTAAAGCTCACCGACGAAGTAGCTCTTAGCGCGCGAGACGCCTTCCCAATAGCGAGAAGTATTATCGAAGGGTCAATCAACGTTTGCTTCATAATGGCAGGCGGACACGAGATTGCAGCACGGGCTGTCCGGCACGCAGAAGTGAAAGCCTACCGAGATTTGCAGCGCGATTGGGAAGTAGGAGCGACTAGGATAACTCTCGGTTATTCTGGACAGCTTCTGCCGGAAGAGGTTGCACGCCTCAATTCCATGCTAGCCGAGTTCACGACGAAAAATGGTCGCGAGAAGGATTGGACGGATAAAACTCTTAAGCAGCGACTTGATGTTATCGCCGAAACTTTCTCCGGCTCTGCGATGGTCTCGCTCAACGTCGCGGCATTCAATATCTATCGCCATGCCTCCGAGATCGTTCACGGAACTTATTTTAGCGCAGCATATTTCTGGGGACTGACACTTCCCGGACGCGGTGTGCCCAGGACGTCAGATGAGTTTCGGCTTACGATCCTGGATCATCAGTTCAGCATACTTGTGTCTGCCATCTTCGCCTACGCCGGGCTTGTCGAGTGCTTTGCGAAATATACCGGGCAGTCTGAATTGCATGAACTGGCGAGTAAGGCCCTCGACCGCCTACACGAACTGCCCGCTATCGCTGAAACGCTGGCGGAACCCATGGAAGGAAGCCCAACTCCCTAA
- a CDS encoding toxic anion resistance protein gives MSEQTATATATDELKLTPPEPVPAVSAEKAAGLVPLSTEQKSKLAERVDGFIDDLVAQDVNSPAFGQKVDQITNMGRKEMLEAASHSNRFLDRPIRAMDRDTDIGQNLIELRTTVERLDPSANGKLLTKRGFLDKIFGGKINNYFAQYRSAQTHIGGILTALANGKDELLMDNAAIDVERRKMWESMGKLEQMVHIAQTLDEKLEAKANELDGIDPAKAKVLRENALFYARQRTQDLLTQMAVTVQGYLALDLVKKNNVELVKGVDRASTTTVGALKTAITVAQAMTNQKLVLEQITALNTTTANIIDGTSKMLKDNTARIHEQAASSTIPMETLQRAFQNIYDTMDAIDTFKLKALDSMKTTVNTLEGEVAKSKGYIARAEGASQAQASVGGADSPLASLEG, from the coding sequence ATGAGCGAGCAGACCGCGACAGCAACCGCAACCGACGAGCTGAAGCTGACCCCGCCCGAACCCGTCCCGGCGGTTTCCGCCGAAAAGGCGGCGGGCCTCGTGCCGCTGTCGACCGAACAGAAATCGAAACTCGCCGAGCGCGTCGACGGCTTCATCGACGATCTGGTTGCGCAGGACGTCAATTCGCCCGCCTTCGGGCAGAAGGTCGACCAGATCACCAATATGGGCCGCAAGGAAATGCTGGAGGCGGCGAGCCATTCGAACCGCTTTCTCGACCGCCCGATCCGCGCGATGGACCGCGACACCGACATCGGCCAGAACCTGATCGAACTTCGCACCACCGTCGAACGGCTCGACCCGTCGGCGAACGGCAAGCTGCTCACCAAGCGCGGGTTTCTCGACAAGATTTTCGGCGGCAAGATCAACAATTATTTCGCGCAGTATCGCAGCGCGCAGACGCATATCGGCGGCATCCTGACCGCGCTCGCCAACGGCAAGGACGAGCTGCTCATGGACAATGCGGCGATCGACGTCGAGCGCCGCAAGATGTGGGAATCGATGGGCAAGCTCGAGCAGATGGTCCACATCGCCCAGACACTCGACGAAAAACTCGAAGCCAAGGCGAACGAGCTCGACGGCATCGATCCCGCGAAGGCCAAGGTGCTGCGCGAGAATGCGCTTTTCTATGCGCGCCAGCGCACGCAGGATCTGCTCACGCAAATGGCGGTGACGGTGCAGGGCTATCTCGCGCTCGACCTGGTAAAGAAGAACAACGTCGAACTGGTGAAGGGCGTCGATCGCGCCAGCACCACGACCGTCGGCGCGCTGAAAACCGCGATCACCGTCGCGCAGGCGATGACCAACCAGAAGCTGGTGCTCGAACAGATCACCGCGCTCAACACCACCACCGCCAACATCATCGACGGCACGTCGAAGATGCTGAAGGACAATACCGCGCGCATCCACGAACAGGCGGCGTCGAGCACGATCCCGATGGAGACGCTCCAGCGCGCGTTCCAGAATATCTACGACACGATGGACGCGATCGACACCTTCAAGCTGAAGGCGCTCGACAGCATGAAGACCACGGTCAACACGCTGGAGGGCGAGGTCGCGAAGTCGAAGGGCTATATCGCGCGCGCCGAGGGCGCATCCCAGGCGCAGGCGAGCGTCGGCGGCGCCGACAGCCCGCTCGCCTCGCTCGAAGGCTAA
- a CDS encoding DoxX family protein: MRERVRTALRWLLALAYGYAGWRHLATPAPFVAITPPWVPQPELVVAATGIAEIAGAIGLMIPATRKAAGWGLALYALCVWPANVHHALANVAIGGETLGWWYHGPRLAAQPLIIWWALWASGAVEWPFGKKPNL, from the coding sequence GTGAGAGAGCGGGTCCGCACGGCGCTGCGCTGGCTCCTCGCGCTCGCCTATGGCTATGCAGGCTGGCGGCATCTGGCGACTCCCGCCCCCTTCGTCGCGATCACGCCGCCGTGGGTGCCGCAGCCCGAACTGGTCGTCGCCGCAACGGGGATCGCCGAAATCGCGGGCGCGATCGGGCTGATGATTCCCGCCACCCGCAAGGCGGCGGGCTGGGGCCTTGCACTCTATGCGCTCTGCGTCTGGCCCGCCAACGTGCATCATGCGCTCGCCAATGTCGCGATCGGTGGCGAAACGCTCGGCTGGTGGTATCACGGCCCGCGGCTCGCCGCGCAGCCACTCATTATCTGGTGGGCGCTATGGGCGAGCGGCGCGGTGGAGTGGCCGTTCGGGAAGAAACCCAATCTCTGA
- a CDS encoding bile acid:sodium symporter family protein gives MLARIFPDRFVPLLLGTILLASLLPVRGAAVPVAEAISTAAIVLLFFLNGVRLPRDEVLHGIRNWTLQGAAFLFCFGAMALLGLAAQATLTPWLPATLALGFLFLGILPSTVQSATAASSMAGGNVAASVVAAALLNLSGVVLSPMLFALLAGGAGEIHGAAVLRIVSILLVPFAVGQLVQRWLRPWVLAHRGLATFMDRTAIAIAVYVAFSAAVVAGIWTLLDGREIAIVLAVTALMLALSFGGAWALGALLRLARPDRITLLFSGAQKSIAVGAPLAATLFPPAIAGMVLVPILVYHMAQLILSAWIAPALKADEGVVLE, from the coding sequence ATGCTCGCGCGCATCTTCCCCGACCGTTTCGTTCCCCTGCTGCTCGGAACGATCCTGCTCGCGAGCCTGTTGCCGGTACGCGGCGCCGCGGTTCCGGTCGCCGAGGCGATTTCGACCGCGGCGATCGTCCTGCTCTTTTTCCTGAACGGCGTGCGGCTGCCCCGCGACGAGGTGTTGCACGGGATCCGCAACTGGACGCTGCAGGGCGCGGCGTTCCTCTTTTGCTTCGGCGCGATGGCATTGCTCGGCTTGGCCGCACAGGCCACGCTTACACCTTGGCTCCCCGCGACGCTCGCACTCGGTTTCCTTTTCCTCGGCATCCTGCCCTCGACCGTCCAGTCGGCGACCGCCGCAAGTTCGATGGCGGGCGGCAATGTCGCCGCGAGCGTCGTCGCCGCGGCGCTGCTCAATCTGAGCGGCGTCGTCCTGTCGCCGATGCTCTTCGCGCTGCTCGCGGGCGGCGCGGGCGAGATTCACGGCGCGGCGGTACTGCGCATCGTGTCGATCCTGCTCGTCCCCTTTGCCGTCGGGCAGCTCGTCCAGCGCTGGCTGCGCCCATGGGTGCTCGCGCATCGCGGTCTTGCGACTTTCATGGACCGCACCGCGATCGCGATCGCCGTCTATGTCGCCTTTTCGGCCGCGGTCGTGGCGGGCATCTGGACCCTGCTCGACGGGCGCGAGATCGCCATCGTCCTCGCCGTCACCGCGCTGATGCTCGCATTGTCCTTCGGCGGCGCCTGGGCGCTGGGCGCACTGCTCCGCCTCGCGCGGCCCGACCGCATCACCCTGCTCTTTTCGGGCGCGCAGAAAAGCATTGCGGTGGGCGCGCCGCTCGCCGCGACACTGTTTCCGCCGGCGATTGCCGGCATGGTGCTCGTTCCGATCCTCGTCTATCATATGGCGCAACTGATCCTCTCCGCGTGGATCGCACCGGCGCTGAAAGCGGACGAGGGTGTAGTGCTTGAATAA
- a CDS encoding M20 metallopeptidase family protein, with amino-acid sequence MNTSTSFPAEAESLLDDLVDLRRAIHREPELGLHNPKTLAKIKEALAGLPLEFREGPSTTGLVAILRGPANGRTVLLRGDMDALPLVEDTGLDFTSETTGAMHACGHDTHVAMLVGAAKLLCAARDRLPGTVMFMFQPGEEGHHGARFMLDDGIIDPLPDAAFALHIMPNAPHGIFAGRAGPLLASSDVLSITVKGAGGHASMPHDAVDPIPVACAIVTAIQTMVTRRISVFDPAVVTIAKIAAGTTNNIIPETAEMLGTIRTLSPERRAMVARELKRLAPAIAEAHGCTAEVHIEEGFPVTICDSRAAAFGQRVVEDVFGEEAWLTMDNPVMGAEDFSYVLEKVPGAMFWLGASEQGSDWRQCCGLHSNRMVLDEKVMARGAALHAALAERFLNEGFGT; translated from the coding sequence ATGAATACCTCCACCTCCTTCCCCGCCGAGGCCGAAAGCCTCCTCGACGATCTCGTCGATCTCCGCCGCGCGATTCATCGCGAGCCCGAATTGGGACTTCACAACCCGAAGACGCTCGCGAAGATCAAGGAGGCGCTCGCCGGCCTGCCGCTCGAATTTCGCGAGGGGCCATCGACGACCGGGCTGGTCGCGATTCTGCGCGGTCCCGCCAACGGGCGCACCGTGCTGCTGCGCGGCGATATGGATGCGCTGCCGCTGGTCGAGGATACCGGGCTCGACTTCACCTCCGAAACCACCGGCGCGATGCACGCCTGCGGACATGACACGCATGTCGCGATGCTCGTCGGCGCGGCGAAGCTGCTGTGCGCCGCGCGGGACCGCCTGCCCGGCACCGTGATGTTCATGTTCCAGCCCGGCGAAGAAGGCCATCATGGCGCGCGCTTCATGCTTGACGACGGGATCATCGATCCGCTGCCCGACGCCGCCTTTGCGCTCCATATCATGCCCAACGCGCCGCACGGCATTTTTGCCGGGCGCGCGGGGCCGCTGCTCGCTTCGTCCGACGTCCTGTCGATCACCGTCAAAGGCGCGGGCGGCCATGCCTCGATGCCGCATGATGCGGTCGACCCCATCCCCGTCGCCTGCGCGATCGTCACCGCGATCCAGACGATGGTAACGCGCCGCATTTCGGTGTTCGACCCCGCGGTAGTCACGATTGCGAAGATCGCCGCGGGCACGACGAACAATATCATCCCCGAGACCGCCGAAATGCTCGGCACGATCCGCACCCTGTCGCCCGAACGCCGCGCAATGGTTGCGCGCGAGCTGAAACGCCTCGCCCCCGCGATCGCCGAAGCGCACGGCTGCACCGCCGAGGTGCATATCGAGGAGGGCTTCCCCGTCACCATCTGCGACAGCCGCGCCGCCGCCTTTGGCCAGCGCGTCGTCGAGGATGTGTTTGGCGAAGAAGCCTGGCTGACGATGGACAATCCGGTGATGGGCGCCGAGGATTTCTCCTACGTCCTCGAAAAAGTCCCCGGCGCGATGTTCTGGCTCGGCGCGAGCGAACAAGGCAGCGACTGGCGCCAATGCTGCGGGCTGCACTCGAACCGCATGGTCCTCGACGAAAAGGTCATGGCGCGCGGCGCGGCGCTGCACGCGGCGCTCGCCGAGCGATTTTTGAACGAGGGGTTCGGCACATGA
- a CDS encoding GlsB/YeaQ/YmgE family stress response membrane protein encodes MINIIGAIVSGLIIGALARFFYPGAVQMGWIATILLGIGGSLLAGLATSRGRGDFSRAGCLASVIGAIVLIFIGRLLGVGG; translated from the coding sequence ATGATCAACATCATCGGCGCGATCGTCTCGGGTCTCATCATCGGCGCTCTCGCGCGCTTCTTCTATCCCGGCGCGGTGCAGATGGGCTGGATCGCGACGATCCTGCTCGGCATCGGCGGCTCGCTCCTCGCCGGCCTCGCAACATCGCGCGGCCGCGGCGACTTCAGCCGCGCGGGCTGCCTCGCCTCGGTGATCGGCGCGATCGTGCTGATTTTTATCGGGCGCCTGCTCGGCGTCGGCGGTTAG
- a CDS encoding DNA adenine methylase, translating into MTIARVPHPIPYQGSKRGLAPTIGNYVPHDIDVWFEPFAGSAAMSLWAARVRQPKKFVIADSLVPMASLWRQIISDPDTVADQYEKIWRGQLDQELDYFNRIRDRFNQYNDPVDLLYLTCRCVKNAIRFNRRGSFTQSVDKRRMGMKPDKMRRELHGASFLLRDRTEVREGDWLLTTADAAPADYVYMDPPYLGTSQGRDKRYAEWMSQERLIAGLREFRSRNLRFGLSYDGQSGERTYGPPLPEDLRLTRLLLHAGRSSQATLNGKRAETFESLYLSHGIGMGAESFSAPASARDLIAA; encoded by the coding sequence ATGACAATTGCTCGGGTTCCTCATCCCATACCATATCAAGGCAGCAAAAGGGGTCTCGCTCCGACAATCGGCAACTATGTTCCCCACGATATTGATGTCTGGTTTGAACCGTTCGCGGGTTCGGCGGCGATGTCTTTGTGGGCCGCGCGAGTGCGTCAACCGAAGAAATTCGTTATCGCCGACTCTTTGGTTCCGATGGCAAGCTTGTGGCGACAGATTATTTCCGATCCCGACACTGTCGCCGATCAATATGAGAAGATATGGCGGGGGCAGCTTGATCAAGAGCTAGATTATTTTAACAGAATACGAGATCGTTTTAATCAGTACAATGATCCAGTTGACTTGCTGTATCTGACATGTAGGTGTGTAAAAAATGCCATACGATTTAATCGTCGAGGATCTTTCACGCAATCTGTCGATAAGCGGCGTATGGGCATGAAACCTGACAAAATGCGCCGCGAATTGCACGGTGCATCTTTTCTGTTGCGTGACCGAACTGAGGTTCGAGAAGGCGATTGGTTGTTAACAACTGCAGACGCTGCTCCTGCGGATTATGTTTATATGGATCCACCCTATCTTGGAACGTCCCAGGGGCGTGATAAACGCTACGCAGAATGGATGTCGCAAGAGCGTTTGATAGCCGGTCTAAGGGAATTTCGTTCGAGAAACCTTCGGTTCGGACTATCCTATGATGGGCAAAGCGGGGAGCGAACCTACGGTCCGCCGTTGCCCGAGGATTTGAGGCTAACTCGCTTGCTCCTGCACGCCGGTCGCTCTTCGCAAGCAACATTGAACGGAAAACGTGCGGAAACTTTCGAAAGCCTCTATCTGTCCCACGGCATCGGGATGGGTGCCGAAAGCTTCTCAGCGCCCGCTTCGGCGCGTGACCTCATTGCGGCCTAA